Within Actinoplanes sp. L3-i22, the genomic segment CCGTCGACCGAGGCGGCGCCGAGGACGACCGCGGGGCCCGCGGCATCCCGGGCGGCGGCCGCCGCCGCGCCCGGGGGCAGGGCGGTGAGCTTGCCCGGGAGCGAAGCCCCGGCGGACAGGGTGGGCAGGACGCCGGTGGGGGCGTCGATGGTCCGGATGATCTGGGTCTCGGACGGGTTCGGGTTCACCGCGGCCGGGGGCTCGGCCGGTTCCGGCGGCTCGTTGCTCATCCAGCGGGTGTTCGCGGTCCCCATCTGAGGAGCGGGCCGGCTCGGGGTCGCCGCGGGGGCAACCTGGCCGGGGTAGCCGCCGGACGCGGTGTGACCGCCGGAGTGGGCCGCTGCCGCCGCCGGGCTGCCGGGGGGCGACCAGGGGGCGGGCGCGGCGGTTTGCGGCGTCTGCGGGGCGTTCCAGGGGGTTTGCGGGGTGGTTGCCACCGGGTCCGGCCGGCTCGCGGGCATCTCGGCGCGGGCCGGTGCGGCGGTCTCGATGCGGCCGGTCGCGTCCGGATCCCAGGACGGGGCGGTCGCGGCCGGGGGGACCGGGTCCGCGTGGCGGCTGGCGACCGGGGCGGTCTGGCGGGTGGGCTCGGCGTCCCAGCTGGGCGGGCTGCTGGGCTTGACGGTGTCCGCGTTCCAACCCGGCGAGGCCGGGCTGCTCGGCGCGGCGGACCCGTAGACGGGACTGCCAGGAGCGGCGGAACCGTAGGCCGGGCTGCTCGGAGTCGCGGACCCGTGGACGGGGCTGCCGGGAGCGGCGGAACCGTAGGCCGGGCTGCTGGGGGCGCTGGTGCCGTAGGCCGGGCTCTGCGGGCGGGTCGGCTCGGCGTTCCAGCTCGGGTCGGTGGAAGCGGCGGTCGGCACCGAGATGCTGGGCAGGGTCATGCCCGGCATCGGAGCGCCGTGCAGCGTCACGCCGGTCAGCGCGCCACCGGGCACGGCGGGGCCGGGCGCCGCTGCGGCGATCGGCGGGGACGGCTCGGCCGACCGGGCGAGCGGGACCGCGGAGCCGGGAATCTGCTGCGTATCGGCGATCTGCGGGGCGGCTTCCGCCCGTACCGTAATCGGGTTTTCGATCTTTTCCGGGTTGCCGGGAGCGGGGAACGGCTGCGGCGCGGCAGGCGGCTGAGCGGCCGACGACATCGCGCGGCGGCGGGCCGCGGCTGCGGCGGCGCTCACCTCGTCCAGGCTGACGTCGGTGCGCGCGGCCTGGATCCGCTGCTGAGTGGCCTCGTCGGCCTGGAGGATCGCGGTGTCCGCCGCGGCCTCCGGCGGAGTCCGGGCCGGCTGGGCCGCGGTCGCGCCGGTCGCCGACGGGTCGGCGGCGGCGGGCTCGGCGGCGCGCGCGGCGTGGGGGGAACCGGCCGGAC encodes:
- a CDS encoding class E sortase, translating into MSPSPAGSPHAARAAEPAAADPSATGATAAQPARTPPEAAADTAILQADEATQQRIQAARTDVSLDEVSAAAAAARRRAMSSAAQPPAAPQPFPAPGNPEKIENPITVRAEAAPQIADTQQIPGSAVPLARSAEPSPPIAAAAPGPAVPGGALTGVTLHGAPMPGMTLPSISVPTAASTDPSWNAEPTRPQSPAYGTSAPSSPAYGSAAPGSPVHGSATPSSPAYGSAAPGSPVYGSAAPSSPASPGWNADTVKPSSPPSWDAEPTRQTAPVASRHADPVPPAATAPSWDPDATGRIETAAPARAEMPASRPDPVATTPQTPWNAPQTPQTAAPAPWSPPGSPAAAAAHSGGHTASGGYPGQVAPAATPSRPAPQMGTANTRWMSNEPPEPAEPPAAVNPNPSETQIIRTIDAPTGVLPTLSAGASLPGKLTALPPGAAAAAARDAAGPAVVLGAASVDGLPAAPAEPEFEPEQPGEPKRGEKVVKLRAEQTGEGYKSVYSELTRPSKVRSGIRGAGELMITFGLIVLLFAGYEVFGNSAAVQNEQDHLAQELDQSWADPTVTPTNAAKGPAAPGENLVGRIYIPKLDKEWVVVDGVRPQDIKYAPGHYPETAKPGQIGNFSVAGHRIKKIFWRIDELKAGDVIGVETRDAWYVYQVYGQQVVKPNQVEVVAAVPNEPDATPTKALLTLTTCNPKFNNYQRLIVHAELVKTVPRDQTKADAGIPAEMKLKA